In the Populus trichocarpa isolate Nisqually-1 chromosome 8, P.trichocarpa_v4.1, whole genome shotgun sequence genome, TCATTGCAAACAATGCCCTAGTAAAATCACTCCACTTAACCTTGCCATTCATAATCAGCATTAGcaaagaaggaaaaacatttAGCTTTGGAACATGCATTTAACACACACGTGGAGAGGATCTGGAAATAGAAATTACAAAATACACAAACCGTTTCTCGTTTCAATGATACTTCTCATGACTGGATGGCATTGATCAGCATTTCAGATATACCCCTGTCAAGAGTGAGGCCCCTCTCCATCATCTGATCCCACACCCTACAAGCATCTGAAAGCTTATTTTCCCGTACAAGAGCTCCAATGATCAACTTATAAGTCACTTCATCAGGAAACGATCCTCTTTGCAGCATTTGCTCATATAGATGCATAACTTCACCTACTCTCAAAGATTTACAAAATCCATTTATAAGGGCATTATATGAAACCACATCAGGAGTGATACCTTTTTCTACCATATCACAAAAAATGCTGTGAGCCATCTCAACTTTCCCACTCTTGCAGTGGTGATCAATGATTGTCGTATAAAATATACGATCAGGCAAAAGGCCCATTCCTGCCATCAGATCAAGAAGCTTCTTTGCCATATCAGAATTACCTTCTCTAAGAAAAGCTTTTATAAGTATTGTGAACGTTACCACATCTGGGGCAATCCCCTTTCGTCCCATTTCCTCAAACAGCTTATAGGCCCTTCTGTTATTACTAATACTGCAAAATGCTTTGATAATAGTATTGTACGAAACGACATCACAAAAACCTTTTGGCACCATCTTCGTCACCATAAACAGATAAGCTTTATCCGGGTGATTAGCTTTACAATGTGCCTTGAGAAGTTGATTATAGCTATATACATCAGGTTCTATCGCACTACActccatcttcttcaacaacttcACCGCCTCCTCAAACATAAACTCGTTGCAACAATAATTCAACAACACGTTGTATGTAACCAAATCCGGCTTGCACCCAGTCCTACTCATAAAAGACACCATAGCCAACGCCTTATCAATCCTACCTGCTCTACAAAACCCACTAATCAATGCATTATAAACCAATGTACTAACCTCTGACAGACCACCACTAATTACACCAATTATAAGCTCATAAGCTAAATCCACTTGCCCCCCGTCGCACAAGCCAACAGCAAGCGCCACACAAGCCTTGTTATCCGGCCTAATCCCTTTATCTAACATATTAAGCCAAAACTGAACGGCAGCAtcaaatttcttcattttacacaaaccatcaataataatagtaaatgtCACTACATCAggctctctccctctctcaacCATTCTCCCAAACACCTCCAATGCTGACTCTTCCCTATTCTCGCGAAACAAAAGATTCAAATAGATATTAAAAGCCCAAATATCAGGCACGCAATGAAGTTTCTCCATGTCTTTTAACAAATTATCAATAAAGGTAAACTCTTTTGTCTGGCACAAACCTGAAATGAAACGAGAGTAAGTAAAGGAAGACAAGGAGAACCCAAGAGGGGCCATTTTAGAATAGTAGTGATGGGCTAAATCGAAGCGAGAGTGGCGAATCAAAACGCCAATGAATCGGTTATAATCGATGCCAAAAACACGACATTCTGACAAAGTCATTTCGTCGAACACCTTGACTGCATAATCGATGAGACCAGCTTTGACGTAGCTGGCAATGCGAGTACGGTATATGAGGCGGTGTACGCCCAGAGGTTGATACATGTCAGAGAGATATGCATATTAATCGATTGAATGGTGAGCTCATGAGCTTTGTCCTAAAAGAGAGAGTGTAGACACGGAATCATCAACAGATAGAAATGGAAAGATGAAGTAAATTTTTTCTATGGAGAAAACTGAAGAGAAGCTGTAGAAGTAGTAGCTTCTTTTATCTGAGCCCTAGCTGGTTTCGGCGATGGAGAAATGAGAAGGGGAGAGACAGGACAGGTGAGACCGAGAGAGCGGCGACGCGAAAGAGGGAAGCTGGAGAcacatttgttttctctttttctttatttagacTGAGCCCCTTCCgcgcatagttattaaacccaaccaGGGTTAAACCTGATCCAATGTCTAATTAAATATGAGATTATCTAACTAGTTATTTGACCGAATTTCACCACAATtcgaataatttttattattattaaaaatatatatgtttttttttaatctaaataatttCTCAATCATAAAAAGAAGCTTATATacctatttaattaattaaattgatatttaattttgcatgaataatatactcaattgtatttaataattctattttttataataaatatcttatttaatcaaacaattatttgcactaataaaaaactattttgaataaaattataaaaaagaaaagattgtcAAACTGGATTGGTACG is a window encoding:
- the LOC7469038 gene encoding pentatricopeptide repeat-containing protein At1g13040, mitochondrial, with the translated sequence MYQPLGVHRLIYRTRIASYVKAGLIDYAVKVFDEMTLSECRVFGIDYNRFIGVLIRHSRFDLAHHYYSKMAPLGFSLSSFTYSRFISGLCQTKEFTFIDNLLKDMEKLHCVPDIWAFNIYLNLLFRENREESALEVFGRMVERGREPDVVTFTIIIDGLCKMKKFDAAVQFWLNMLDKGIRPDNKACVALAVGLCDGGQVDLAYELIIGVISGGLSEVSTLVYNALISGFCRAGRIDKALAMVSFMSRTGCKPDLVTYNVLLNYCCNEFMFEEAVKLLKKMECSAIEPDVYSYNQLLKAHCKANHPDKAYLFMVTKMVPKGFCDVVSYNTIIKAFCSISNNRRAYKLFEEMGRKGIAPDVVTFTILIKAFLREGNSDMAKKLLDLMAGMGLLPDRIFYTTIIDHHCKSGKVEMAHSIFCDMVEKGITPDVVSYNALINGFCKSLRVGEVMHLYEQMLQRGSFPDEVTYKLIIGALVRENKLSDACRVWDQMMERGLTLDRGISEMLINAIQS